The Sphingopyxis sp. BE259 nucleotide sequence ATTGGAGGGTGCCTATGGCGCCATTGCTACTCACCGCATCGCCGCGGCCGAAGATGCGGAAAAAATTCATTCGCGATCATCCGTCGCGGCGGCGTCGGCGACGCCATAGGCCTGAACAAATGCCCGATCGAGCACTCCCGATTTTCTGCCTTCGATCTCTTCGAGCAGATCGGTATGGCGCCTTTCCAGCTCTTTGATCTGCGCTGCGGCCCGGTTCTGGAACAGCGACCGGCCGGGCGCATCGCCGCCAAGGCGATCGGGGTCAAAGCAGGCAATCGCCTGCTGCAAACTGCCGCGCAGCCCGGCGAAGGTGGCGACCAGATGCCGTTTGATGTCGCGAAACGACGATTGCAGCGCCGCCGGACCTGAAAGGAACCCGTGCGATCCGCCCAGAATCAGATCGATCGCAAGGCGCTGGGTCGGAGCCCATTTGAAGGGATTGTTGTCGGCGCTGCCGATGGTCGTTCGCGTCATCTGATACTGCGAGCGCGCGTGATCGCGCTCACTCATCAGATCCCCGACACCCAGCACCATCTGGCGATAGACGCCGCCGACACGGCGCATGATCTCAACCGGATCCTCGCGCGCCAGCAGCGAAGCATCAAGGCCGGCGCCTTCGCAAAATGCGTCGAGCAGCGAGCCGGTGGTGATCGCCGCCGCCGCGGGACGCACCGCGACGGCGGTTTCGATGCCGGTGCCGGTGTCGGTGTCGGTCCAGTCGCTGGGAACGTCGATCGAATTACCGAGTGGTGGCGTCAGCACCATGGTGCGCGTCTCCTGACCGGCAATGTCACCGTGCGGCGCTTCTGATATGACGATGCGAAAGTCGCCGAGCCGGATGGCGAACGGCAGCGCGACCGGGACGTCGGCCTGGTCGGGAAGGCGTTCGCCGGTAGCCGCGTTGAACACGCCATTGGCACCGAGCGGCCGCAAGATCAGTCCGTCCGGCGCCACGGAAAATTCGCAGTGGGTGCGCGACAAGGCGCAATTGGGATCGGGAATCGACCAATCCGCCTTGTTGTCGCGGCCGACCCGCAACACGCCTTCGCGCAGCAGCCGGGCATCGACCGGATGGATTTCGTCGCCGCGCTCGAAAAGTTGCAACATGAACATGGCTAAGATTTTCCTCAGGCGACCTG carries:
- a CDS encoding type VI secretion system-associated FHA domain protein, which translates into the protein MLQLFERGDEIHPVDARLLREGVLRVGRDNKADWSIPDPNCALSRTHCEFSVAPDGLILRPLGANGVFNAATGERLPDQADVPVALPFAIRLGDFRIVISEAPHGDIAGQETRTMVLTPPLGNSIDVPSDWTDTDTGTGIETAVAVRPAAAAITTGSLLDAFCEGAGLDASLLAREDPVEIMRRVGGVYRQMVLGVGDLMSERDHARSQYQMTRTTIGSADNNPFKWAPTQRLAIDLILGGSHGFLSGPAALQSSFRDIKRHLVATFAGLRGSLQQAIACFDPDRLGGDAPGRSLFQNRAAAQIKELERRHTDLLEEIEGRKSGVLDRAFVQAYGVADAAATDDRE